The Thermococcus eurythermalis genomic sequence TTTCGTCGAAGGGCCTGACGTAGATTTCGCCCCCGACCCTGCCGTAAAGCGGGCTCTCGTAGTCGTCTATGCCAAGAAAGTCATGGAGCAGGCCAACTTCCGAGCCGGTTAAGATAATCCTGAGGTTTGGCAGAGTGTCGTAGGTGTGGGCAAACAAAGCCAAAAGCTCCTTCCCGCCCCGTGAGCCGTAGAAGCGCAGGTACTGGGCCTCGTCAAAGGCTATTATGAGCCTCCCCGTTTTCTCGCCGACTTCGTTCAGCCCCCTGAAGACCTCCCTCAGCGAGGCCTCTTCCGGTTCTATCTCAAGAAACCGGAGGTTCAGCTTTACCCTGAACCGGGCAAGGGTTCTCTGAAGGGGTCCCCTTTTCGACTGAATTTCTCTTATGAGGTCATCTTTCGTTATGTGCCCGCTCTCGGCGTAGAGCTCCCTGCAGTCTATCAGAATCCCGGGGTTCTCGTTGAGGTAAGCCCTGAGTATCGAGCTCTTGCCCACGCGCCTTATTCCGAGAAGGAGAGTCAGAGGATACCTCTCAACGCTTTTCTCAAGGTCCTTGAACTCCTTTTCCCTGTCGAAAATATCCTCTCTCCTCTCCTTCGGTCTGAGGTCAAACAGCACTTACGCCACCGTAAGTAACTTATGGGGGCATAAGTTATAAGGGTTTCGAAAGGATTAGTTAACTTCTACGCGCCAAGAAAAGTTGAAAAACTGACGGTTCCCCTACTTCTAACCATAATCGTTGCCCAGCCCTGGGTGGTGTGGAGGCTGGGGTTTTTGGATGAGGGGAAACGTTAAGTAAGCGAGAGATCAATTTTTGACATGACAGAGGATGAGAAACGCACTTCCAAGCGGAAGAAGGAGAAGAAAGGTAACATTGACGTTCTGATGATTGCGTTTGGAAGTATGGCCTGGGAAGAAGTTGAGGAACTCAGAAAAACGCTGAAAGAAGTTGAGGAGTGGATGAATGAGTGGAGCCCTCAACATAAGTGCTAGACGTATTTGGCGATTTCTGTAATCTTGTCCGTTAGGTATTTTTCAAATGCCTTTTTGTTTAATACGATGAAAGGTGCAGCATCTGGCCGTGTAACTAGCCGTGAAGTGATTCCAAGTCTGTTCATATCTGCCAACACCTCGGCTACTGCTGTCTCAGGGAGTTCTAATATCTGTAGGAGTTCCTCATAGGTTCTCCGGGCAGTTTGTGCATGCACTATTTCGGAAACTCTAGCAATCACATAATAAGCACTCAGCTTTTGGGCGTAATATGCTAACTGTGGTGGCTCTTTCGTGCGCGAGATAAAGAACTCAAAGAGCTCTCTGGGAGCTTTATAAACTTCCTCAATGGGGTGCCATCTTGAGTCATACAGGTAATCCTTTATTGCAAGTCCAAATCTTTCTAGTTCTTCAAAGAGGCTAAGCGCAAAGTCTCTTAGTGTTGTATACGCTACAAACTTTGTGAATAGTGCTATGGATGGGGAGGTAAGACGAATGTATGAGCTTCTTCCTATATAGATTGATTTCATGATTTTCAGTGGATTTTTCTCATAGGGTTCTGGTTTGTATAGTACTCCGTCGTAGAGTTTCCTCATTGGATTTATTGGATAGCTTATGTAAAAGTCATCTTGGCCTGGATACCTTGTTGATAATGAACCCATCAAGACAATCCATATCTGGGAGCCATAATTTTGAATGAGCCTGCCAAGTTCGTCCTGATATTTACTGATTGTTTTAGTAACAATTGCGTGACCTGCTTCTCTCCCCCGTTCGTTCGGGAATAACACCAACTTTCTGCTGTATCCAGTTCCGACTCGTTGAGTGTTAACAAGTTGTAGTTTCTCAAGGATTGCTAACACTTCCGGTGGAATGTTTACAGTTTGATATTCCCCAGGCATCCTTGCCGCAGGGTTATATCCCACTCGTTTTTCCGCTTGGAGTTCCCCCGAAATGTAGACTCTTCTCAGTGCATCAAACACGTCTTTCTCGTACATCTCCAAGCCAATGTCATAGAGTTCATCTCGTATCTCTTGGAGGATGGAAGAGGCTATGTTTTCTATCTCAATCTCTGGTTCTTGTTGGAGTCCCCCTCTAAAATACGGGTGAGTTGGAGGTATTCTTAGGTCCCGGCGAAGCTCATGTTCAAAGGAAGTCGGATCGAGAACCTTTACAATTTCTCCATCAACCAAAATTTTATCCACGTGTTTTGAAGGGCGAAGGACGATAATGTATTTGTATGTGTACCCATTCATTACCAGCTTCTTGGCATCTCTGGCGACATCCCCGCTGTCTACAATCTCCACTCCTATTGTTATATGGCCCTTTTTACCGACGACGTCGGTTCTTCCGTATCCTCCTTCTGGGATTCTCGCAGGTGTTTCTTCTTGAGCCGTGAATCCATAGAATCGAAGAATCTGCACAACGTCTTTTTGTATTAAGTTATGGTCAGAAAATGTCCATTCAGTCATAGCTGTCACCGTAATTGATGTCTGAGAATTTAATTTTAACTTTTACGATTAAAATGGTGAAACAAGTGAAGGCTGAAATAAAAAAATTCCTCACTCCACCTTCTCAATCCCTATCTTCGCCTGCACTTCGGGCCACTCGACGACGAATCCCTTCGCCTCTCCGAAGACCACCTCGGTTGCCCTCGTCTCCTTCTTTATGTAGTCGAGGTTCTCCTCGAGCAGTTCGCGGTTCTCGTCGGTGGTCTCGATGGTGACGGCAATTCTGTCGTTGACGTCCAAATCAAGGCGCTTGCGCATCTCCTGTATCCTCCTGACGAACTCTCTGGCGAGGCCCTCGGCGAGGAGCTCCCTCGTGAGGGTCTTGTCCACGAAGACCCTTCCTCCCTCGAACTCCTCGCTGACGAAGAAGTCGGGCAGTTTCTCCTCGATGGTCAGGTGCTCCCTCGTGAGGTGGAAGGTCTTTCCTTCGAGTTCAACGTCCATCTCACCCTTCTCGTAGAGTTCCCTTCCGTGCTCGTTTATCCAGTCTATCACGAGTTTTGCGTCGCCCTTGAACTCCGGCCCGACCTTGGCGAAGTTGGGCTTGATGACGAGCTCGCGCTCGACCTTTCCGACGACCACTTCTTTGGCGTTGAGCTGGTCGCGCAGGATTCTGTTGAGCCTCTCAACGGCCTTCTTCACGGTCTCGTCCTCGGTCTCGACGATTATCCTCCTGACCGGGTAGCGGAGCTTTATCTTGGCCCTCTGCCTCGCTGAAGAGCCAGCCTCGACTATCTTCCTTACCGCCTCCATCTCGCGCTCAAGCTCCTCGTCTATGGCTTCCTCGTCGGGCTTTGGCCAGTCGAGCATGTGGACGCTTTCCACGCCGAGGAACGGCCTGAGCATGTTCTGGTATATCTCCTCGGCTATGTAGGGCGTGAACGGGGCCATCAGCCTCAGCAGGACGTCGAAGACCTTCCAGACGGTGTAGTAGGCCGCCAACTTGTCCGGGTCGTCGCCCTCGACCCACATGCGCTTCCTGATTAAGCGAACGTACCACCTGCTCAGGTCCTCGACGACGAAGTTGTAAATGGCTCTCGTCGCTTTCGTCAGCCTGAAGGTCTCTATACCCTCTTCGACGTCCTTTATGAGCCCGTTGACCCTGCTGAGTATCCACCTGTCTTCCTCGCGGAACGGAAGCTCCTCTGGCTTGAGCTTCGTCGGGTCAAAGTTGTCGAGGCTCATGTATGTGGCGCTGAGCACGTAAACGTTCCAGAGTATGTTGAGCATTCTCTTGACCTGAGCCAGGCCCTTCCAGCTGAAGCGGAGGTTCTCCCAGGGGTTGGTGGCCCAGAGCATGTAGAACCTGAATGGGTCCCTTCCCTCCTTCTGGACGACCTCCTCGGGCCTTATGATGTTGCCGAGGCTCTTGCTCATCTTGTCTCCCTTCTCATCGAGGACGTAGCCGTGCATGGCCACCTTCCTGTACGGCACGGTGTCGAAGGCTATGACGCTCGCGGCCTGCTGGGAGTAGAACCACTTGGTGACCTGGTCTTCGCCCTCGACTATGAAGTCGGCCGGCCAGAGC encodes the following:
- a CDS encoding AAA family ATPase, whose amino-acid sequence is MLFDLRPKERREDIFDREKEFKDLEKSVERYPLTLLLGIRRVGKSSILRAYLNENPGILIDCRELYAESGHITKDDLIREIQSKRGPLQRTLARFRVKLNLRFLEIEPEEASLREVFRGLNEVGEKTGRLIIAFDEAQYLRFYGSRGGKELLALFAHTYDTLPNLRIILTGSEVGLLHDFLGIDDYESPLYGRVGGEIYVRPFDEKTSKEFLRTGFREAGLDVDDDTINRAVSIIDGIPGWLVLFGVKYLETRDFEKAMEATLNVAKGLLFGELEELERRSRRYTEILRAIALGYNRWSLIRDYLAVKGMRTPEPRLYELLKNLKKMGWIEEENGEYRLADPVIKLILRGS